The Pseudomonadota bacterium genome includes the window TATTGATTTGTATCTCATCAGGGTGAATCTCTTTTGCTATCTCAGCAATATCTCCGGCATATTGTACGTTTTCTTTTATGAACATAATCTGCAGCGCAAGCTTTCCCTGGAAATGTCTTTTAAATTCCTTTAAACCTTGAACAATAACGTCAAATTCTGTCCCCTGAAATGGCTGGTTTACAGCCATGAAAGACCCCTGTGAGCAAGCATCCAGTTTAGCGATAACAAAATCAGCGGAAGACAATTCCTTCTGCACATCCTGCCGGTTTATCAAAGATGAATTCGTGATGACAGCGATGGCTTCCTTCCTGATGCCTTTTAACGCTTTGATCATATTGCCCAGGTTTATTGCCAGAGTGGGTTCGCCCCTTCCTGATAAGGTAATGTAATCTATGGAGATATCAGCAGGTAACATTTCTAATTCTCTTAGAATCGTGTCCTCTGAAACATAGAACTGCCGTGTCGAGGTAAGGAATTTTGTTCTTCCCAACTGGCAGTACAAGCAGTCATAACTGCATATCTTTTCTTCCTGGGACAGCAGGTCTATCCCCAGGGAGCTTCCCACTCTCCACGAGGGAACAGGCCCATAAATGTATTTAAATTTATTCCCCATTAAATCTACCTCCTGACAAAAAAACGTCTGTGAAAATTGACACGCTCATTAAGTGGTTTCGGTGATTGTGTTTAATCGTAACTTGCACAAATTGCGTCATCACACATAATCGGTTCGACAATCGGCTTCCATGCGGAGTCCTCCCATGTCCCGAGGTACGTATGCATATCGAGATACTTTTTTGGTATGGGGTGGGTGCCTACAACGACTTTCACATCATAACGTTTTTCAAGAAAGGCTTTGAATGTGTCGATATGCGGACAAGGAGGATAACCGACAATGAGGCCGGTAGCTAAATGAATGGCCTCTGCACCATTCTTCACCATTTCTTCGCCCGCATATTCCATGTTACCGCCAGGACAACCATCGCAAGTTGTAAAACCAACTAACTCAACCTCAGTGTTCACATATATGCTGAAAGCCCCTTCCTTGTTCCTCATCGCTCGGAAACACTTCCCGCCCGCGCAACGGCGGTAGCGGTCGCAAATAATTATTCCAATTTTTGTCTTTGAATTCATTTCAACTCTCTTAGATTCCTAATTTTTGTTCAATCCTTTCGTTTACCATTGTAAGAAGACGGATCGCCCCCGTCCTCTTTAACTGTCTGAAATTTGCGCCCTCCCGTATGGATTTCAACGCCAAATCTTTATCCAATACCCTGCTCCCCGATATAATGTCGATTCCATATTGGAAAAACACTTCTGAAAAAGGTGTTGTAGGACCGAGGAGCATCTTGATGCTTTCTTTCGGGCAAAACTTGAGGAGGCTATTCAGCGTATGGTTTATGAGGGTTGTACTCGAAATGGCTATAATGTCTGAGATGGGGAGATATTGTTCTGCATCTCCTTCCGGGCAATCCCCGGGCCTCTGCCACTTTTCAATTACCCAGAGTGTCTTTGCAACTTTTCGCAGATCATCTGTGAAAGGGAAGTGTCCCACAACGGACACATTCATGCCTTTTCCATGCTCGATGAGAAACTCCGAGGCATTCATTTCGACACATCGTGAATAATCAGGCTCGATGAGGGAATTGACAGCGGCAAGGCCAACAGATGCCCTGGCAATATCGGGCACAAGGGAATAGCGGGCTAATTCCAGTGCGGTCATCTCTGAGTAAGGTTTTTCGTGAAACGTCTCTCCATTTTCATCGGAAGCGCAATCTCTTATCATGGTAGACGATAGACCGCAGAACCTGCTTATAACTGCTGTCCAATAGATGCCCTTTGTCACTTCTTCGACGGGGGCGTCACTTGTAATACTATTAATTAGGTCCCTTAATATTTCCATATTTGATAGCCTTAATCTCCTCTCCGCAGTAAAAATACATTTCCGCATTCACCATAACATGGCTGCACTCGAAATACCCGGAGCTGCCGAACCTGCCTGTCCGTTGCCCCGGGTATTTTAACAGACGGATTTATGCTGTGGTCATGACCTGTTACTTTGTTGTCTCCAGTTCTTCAATCCTTTTGCGTAAATTCTCCAGGGTCTCCTCAAGATACCCCGCCTGATCCTTAAGTGCACCCAATTCCTGCTCCCTGTTCATGGCCGATGCTGGGGGAGCGCCATAGGTCATACCGGGCGCGCAAGGGTTACCCCATGCGGGCCAGTTACCAGCACCTCTTTGCCATCCGGTCAAACTGGTGGCGTAAAACTGGTTCCTGAAACCACGTCCACCGCCACGACCCCAACCACAGAAACCTCTTCCATAACCGGGATTCACAAAACCCGGCGCATACCCTGCGCAGTAACCTGCTGCGCGTCCAGTCATAGGGCCCATTCCTGCAGGACCTGTTCTATCTCCTCTTGGCATGACACATACCTCCTTTTATTAATTCTATTTCTTTAATCACTAACCTGACAGTCAACGGTTGGGCTCAGCATTGCTTGAGGGCCGCGAATTCCTTCTCGATACCGTACTCTTCGACGTTTCGTATGCACTGGGCACCGACATCTATCTTTTCTGGCATCCCGAAGGTCTTGCCGGGTTCATCCGGGGTCTCTGCTTTTTTCAATTCCAGAACTCTCTCGGGATCGAAAGAGCTGCCCCTGTACGCAGCAGAATAACAGAGGTAATAGTGCCGACCACGATAGACCGCACATTCTTTACAGGCCGTTCCGGAAAATGGACACATTATTTTATGCTTGGCCATACTGACACCTTCCTGTGGAAAAGTTTGCGAACCCTGGAACACCAAATCCCGCACAATAACCTGCTGCGCGTCCAGTCATTGGTCCTGTTCCAGTGGGTCCTGTTCCGTCTCTTCTTGGCATAATCGTACCTCCTTTTATTGTTGTTTTTGCCCGTGATGCATTTATCGCTTTCCGTGGTGACTGCGAAAGCGACGTCTACATTGTTCACCATAACATCCGGGCATGAAGAAGCTGCTACCTGTCAATTGTCCGCAAAGGAAAGCCGATACAACGTTATCCAGATCACCACACAGGAATCCTGCAACCCGGACACCCGCAATGATAAGGGCCATCTCCAGAGTACGAGAAACTGCTCCACAGATAAGTACATCTGCGTCAAGCCCTGAAACTTCTCTTGCACGATTGAAAGGATCACGGCTTGTCAGGATTCTGTTTTCCCGCTTCACTTCCTTGCCGTCTTCAATATCGATAAGACAGAGCCTGTCAGAAACATCGAAAACGGGTGATATGCGGTCTTGCCAGTATGCAATCGCTATCTTCATATTATCTAAAAGATGCAAGGTCCATGCCAGCTCTTTATCAGTTGGAATAACTATTAATAACTGTGTGTTGGAGATATATCAGAAGCTTCCCATTGACAATATGATTGTATAATGCAATGTTATATTGTTATAGAATTGCAATTAGCACGATTAAGGAAACACGGAATGCATAGCAAATCAATAAATACAGAGAATGAAGCAAGACAAAATGAGCGGGATGTCATCCTTGATTCGATTAATGAGGGAGTCTTTACGATCGGAACAGACTGGCGGATAACCTCTTTCAATCGGGCAGCCGAGGTCATAACCGGCATACCGCGAGATGAGGCCACAGGACGATCCTGTTCGGATGTATTCCACGCAAACATCTGTGAAAAAGAGTGTGCCCTCAGGAGGACATTTGAAAACGGCAGGCCGGTTATCAACACAACGGCATATATCGTTAACAACAGGGGTTACAGGGTGCCAATACGCATTTCGACGGCTATTTTGAGGGATGATGTCGGGAATGTTATCGGCGGTGTAGAAACATTCCAGGACTTAAGTCAGGTGGAACGATTACAGAAAGAGCTGCAAAATCGCCATACCTTTGAAGATATCGTCGGGAGAAGCCCTGCAATGATGCGCCTATTCGATATTCTTCCCCGGATTGCGGAAAGCAACAGTACGGTGCTCATTGAAGGTCCGAGCGGTACAGGAAAGGAACTCGTCGCAAGGGCCATTCATAATCTTTCATCACGGAGAAAAAAACACCTTGTAGCGGTAAACTGCGCAGCATTGCCAGACACCCTTCTCGAAAGTGAATTCTTCGGTCACAAGGCAGGGGCCTTTACAGACGCCAGGCGGGACAAGGCAGGCCGTTTTGCCTTGGCTGACGGGGGGACGATATTCCTTGACGAGATAGGTGATATTTCACCGGCACTTCAGGTGCGTCTGCTTCGGGTACTTCAGGAACGCATAATAGAGCCGTTGGGAGCCACCGAACCCGTAAAGGTGGATGTCCGTGTGGTGTGTGCTACCAATAAAGTCCTTGCAAAGCTCGTTGAAGAAGGAAGATTCCGGGAGGACCTCTATTACCGGATCCGCGTGATTCATCTTTCACTGCCGGCACTCAAAGACCGGAGGGAGGATATACCGTTACTGATAGATCACATCATCGGAAAATATAACCGCCTTCAGGGGAAAACCATTGCCGGTATTTCTGTTGAGGCGATGACGCGGCTCATGGAATATGATTATCCCGGCAATGTACGGGAGCTTGAAAATATTATTGAACAGGCATTCGTGCTATGCCGGGGGGAAATTATCGAGTTACACCACCTTCCCCCTGAACTGCGGCCGGCCGCACCCTCTTCAAAGGACGGTATGGGAGCGATGAGTCTTGTAACCATGGAAAGGAACCTTATCGCCGAGACGCTGCGACGCTATACCGGCAACAGGAAACTTGCTGCCCGTGACCTGGGCATTGATACCAGTACGCTATACAGGAAGATATTGGAGCTGAAAATTGAGGTACCTGCAAGCGATGGGCGTGGGCACCGCAGATAGTATTGCATTTTGCAACGATGTAACATGGGAAAGTGCATATGAAAGTACCCAATGTCGCCTTTATTAAAATGCAATGCCCATTTAAGTCAAGGAGTTACCTTGTTCGTTCTTTTATTCCAGGGTTCTGGCACGTGAATTGCTTCTTCAGGAGACAGGTAAAGATATGAAGACTTCTATAGATTGCATTCCCTGCTTTATACGACAGACAATAGAGGCTACGCACTATGTCTCAGCCGATCCGTCTGTCCACGAAGGTGTTCTTCGCGAGATACTCCGTGCTCTGGCAGGGATTGATCTCGACCAGTCACCCCCCGTTGCAGTCCAATGGATACATCGCAAAATCCGTGAATTAACAGGGAAACATGATCCTTACAGGCAAGCCAAAGACCGTTTCAATCGCCTTGCTCTCGAGTTGTTACCCGAGCTTAAAGCAAAGGTGCGCAGCAGCCCTGATCCTTTGAAAACGTCAGTCCGTCTTGCGATCACGGGAAACGTTGTTGATCTCGGGGCAAAGAGCGGCCTTACGGAAGATGAGGTACGGCTGATCATTGCCCAAACTCTTTCCGAGCCATTCCATATCGATATTGAAAGCCTGCGCGGAGAAATCGATAGGGCATCGAGCATCCTCTATCTGGCTGATAACGCGGGAGAGATTTTTTTTGATCGCCTTCTCATTGAAGAACTTCCCGTAGAGCGGGTCACACTTGCCGTCCGTGGAGGGCCGGTCATTAACGATGCTACCATGGATGATGCTAACGTGGCAGGACTGCATAAAATCGTAAAAGTAATTGATAATGGCTCTGACGCACCTGGAACCATACTCAGTGACTGCAATCCGGAATTCCGAAGGTGTTTCAAAGATGCCGACCTGATAATCGCAAAAGGACAGGGCAACTACGAAACCTTAAGCGATGAAAAGGCGAATATCTTTTTCCTCTTCAGGATCAAATGCGTGGTAGTGGCGTCACTTGCAGGGCTGAAACAGGGAACAAATATGCTGATCAGAACTTCGAAGACAGAAAAACCCATAAAAAGGACAGAAAAGCCCCGTTAACAGAAAAAGGAGAAACGATAATGTCCGATAAGCTTGACGATTTTCTGAAAGAACTACAGGACAAAATTTACAATGATACGATAAAGGATTATGGGCAAAAAGCATTTGAGAGATGGCGCAGCCCATCGCACATGCGTCCAATGGAAAACCCCGATGGCTATGGCCGTATCGCCGGGACCTGCGGCGATACGATGGAGATTTTCCTAAGATTCAAAGAGATAAGGGTTGTGGAGGCATCTTTCTGGACGGACGGTTGCGGGCCGAGCATGATCTGCGGCTCCCTTGCCGCTGAACTTGCCCACGGCAAAGACCCGGACGAACTCGCGGAAATCACGGAAGATACTATCGTTGAAGCTGTAGGTGGTCTTCCCGATGATGATCGCCATTGCGCATTGCTTGCTGCGAACACACTTTGGGAAGCCGTTGATTATTACATGAAGCGAAATATTTAAGAGGGATTTTAGTACGAATAACAAAAAAAAGACGATATGATTAAAGGAAAGCGGACCATAAAACCGTTTAGCAATTAAGGAGAAAAAGCAATGACACACGAAGATGCAGGACATTATGCGGAAAAGAGGCGCGGCGAGAAACTAAATGAAGTGATTGCCGCAAAGATAAAAGAGAAGGTATCTGAAAATACAATATCCTGTGCTGAAGCACACAGCGTTGCAGCGCAACTGAATGTAGACCCGGCTGATGTGGGCATCACAATTGACCTGCTTGAGGTTCGCGTAATTAAATGTCAGCTCGGCCTTTTCGGATACGGGAAGCAAAAAAATATTCCTGTTTTGTCTGAAAAGATAAATCCGGAGGTTGAATCGGCAATTACATCATCCCTCGTGGACGGACATCTTGCATGCTCTGCCGCATGGCAAATTTCAAAAAGGTTTAATATGTCCAAACCCATGGTCGCGGCAATATGTGAAACAATGAAGATTAAAATATACCAGTGCCAACTTGGAGCATTCGGCTAATCTGCGAAGGACAAATCATACAAGAAAAAGGCGGGTCAGATACAACCATAAATAAAGTAAATAATTCAGCAGAAAGCAAAGGGTAATAGAGTCAACTCGTGACAACCAACGTTCTCTTTGAAAACAAACGTGTGTCCATTGACACCGCAACCGAGAGAGATAGGATAGATACTTTTCAAAAAACCGTTAAAGGACGGAAGCATTATGGTAGAAAAGGCGTTTCAAGACCTTTGCATAATTCCAGCCGCATCCTCTTCTTCTTTTGAAGTGTTCTTTACAGTTCCCACTCAGTTTATTCTATCATTGTTGCTGCCTTTTTCAGGTTAAACGCCGTTGCATTGAGGAGAAACTCCATATTGCCCTTCTTAATGCCCGTATATCTGTCTCGTAAAAAAGGCTATAATCTTACTGCAATTTATTCTCTGCCTGCAGGTTTCTGCCTTTCTACCTTTCCGGCAAACCAGCCTTCCAGGGCATCAGGGTAAGAGTCGAACCGTGGAATGTACGGTTTAATATCGATGAGCGGCGTTTCATCGAGAACGTCTATGCCGTTGACTGTGAGCCTGTTTCCTTCACGCTTTAGAAACCGCACGACAGTAAGGCCGATCCCATTGGGTCTGCATGGATGACGGGACGCGAGAATTCCATGCGGCGAATCGTCCAGTAGCGTCGGGCGGACAAGTTCCACCGGTCCTGCCCTGTCAAACAGGTAGATAAGAAAGATATGCGAAAACATATCAATATCTTTCAGGCCTTCGACATAGTCAGGGAATATCTCAATCCATGCCTCGACCTGAGGTCTGAAAAACCCCTGGATCGGTGTCTCTTCCTTTGTCAGATACGGGGAATGAATAATTCCAATAGGCATGAGCTCGTGTATCATAGTTACACCATCCAAACAACGCAAATAGAGTATTATGCACTATAAAAAAATACAACATATTTTGCCCCGGTCCGGTGATATTTTGCTCAAGTCGGGAAACTGATTTCTATTCATAAACCTCAGCGCCTGTGGTACATTACAGTGTATAATGCTGTTTATCCGGACAGGAGAAAAGGTTAAACAGCATATTGCGAAAATTGATAAACCGAAGGTAAGAATACGAAAGTTGCAGATGATTTAAAGAAGATTACCTTTCTGATTATTGACATGATGCCCGGGGTTGTCGACAAGGAGTCACCTTGCCTTTCGTCAATAGAAAAGATGCTAAAAGAAACGATAATAAGCAAAGAACCCTACCGGTCCGGTTGCATGGTCTGTGGTGCAGAACTGAAATATTTTGAGACGGATGAGGATGAGTCGTGTCATTACTGTGGTAAAGTTATGCCGGCCAATGCCGGGTGTAAGAACGGCCATTTTGTATGTGATGATTGCCATAGGGCGGATGCAGTCGGGATCATCAAAAATATCTGCTTGCACAGTCGGGAAATCGATTCTGTTGTCCTTATGCAGACTATACGTTCTCACCCGTGTTTTCGAATACACGGGCCGGAGCATCATTCGCTGGTTCCTGCGGTTATTCTGACAGCATTGAGGAATAGTGGAAATTCCGTGTCGGAAGATCAGGTCACAACGGCCATAAAGCGTGGACAAACCATTGCCGGCGGTTCCTGTGCTTTCCTCGGCGCTTGCGGTGCGGCAATCGGCGTGGGAATTGCAGTTTCGATCCTGTTGGGGGCAAATCCATACGACGGCAACAAGAGACAGGCAGCTCAGCAAACAACACAAAGAGTGCTTACAAGAATAGCATCCTTCAATGCACCCCGATGCTGCCAAAGGGATTCCTGGCTGGCGCTTAAAGAAGCCTCTACGATACTACAGGAATTAAACGGGACATCATTGAAGACGGATCGTTTGATCGTTTGCGAACAATTCTTGGAGAACAAAGAGTGTATCCACGATCAATGTCCTCTGTGGCCGTCCAGATAACAGAGATAGAGGAATCGGTTGTCCGGCTTACGCCGAAACCCTACCATATGGCAGCGCCGGGTTTTGTATATGGCGGGTTAATTGCGTC containing:
- a CDS encoding ARMT1-like domain-containing protein — its product is MKTSIDCIPCFIRQTIEATHYVSADPSVHEGVLREILRALAGIDLDQSPPVAVQWIHRKIRELTGKHDPYRQAKDRFNRLALELLPELKAKVRSSPDPLKTSVRLAITGNVVDLGAKSGLTEDEVRLIIAQTLSEPFHIDIESLRGEIDRASSILYLADNAGEIFFDRLLIEELPVERVTLAVRGGPVINDATMDDANVAGLHKIVKVIDNGSDAPGTILSDCNPEFRRCFKDADLIIAKGQGNYETLSDEKANIFFLFRIKCVVVASLAGLKQGTNMLIRTSKTEKPIKRTEKPR
- a CDS encoding sigma 54-interacting transcriptional regulator, which gives rise to MHSKSINTENEARQNERDVILDSINEGVFTIGTDWRITSFNRAAEVITGIPRDEATGRSCSDVFHANICEKECALRRTFENGRPVINTTAYIVNNRGYRVPIRISTAILRDDVGNVIGGVETFQDLSQVERLQKELQNRHTFEDIVGRSPAMMRLFDILPRIAESNSTVLIEGPSGTGKELVARAIHNLSSRRKKHLVAVNCAALPDTLLESEFFGHKAGAFTDARRDKAGRFALADGGTIFLDEIGDISPALQVRLLRVLQERIIEPLGATEPVKVDVRVVCATNKVLAKLVEEGRFREDLYYRIRVIHLSLPALKDRREDIPLLIDHIIGKYNRLQGKTIAGISVEAMTRLMEYDYPGNVRELENIIEQAFVLCRGEIIELHHLPPELRPAAPSSKDGMGAMSLVTMERNLIAETLRRYTGNRKLAARDLGIDTSTLYRKILELKIEVPASDGRGHRR
- a CDS encoding radical SAM protein, with translation MGNKFKYIYGPVPSWRVGSSLGIDLLSQEEKICSYDCLYCQLGRTKFLTSTRQFYVSEDTILRELEMLPADISIDYITLSGRGEPTLAINLGNMIKALKGIRKEAIAVITNSSLINRQDVQKELSSADFVIAKLDACSQGSFMAVNQPFQGTEFDVIVQGLKEFKRHFQGKLALQIMFIKENVQYAGDIAEIAKEIHPDEIQINTPLRPCGVEPLKREELSEIKDLFGGLNAISVYESRKKSSSLSATRTH
- a CDS encoding dinitrogenase iron-molybdenum cofactor biosynthesis protein: MKIAIAYWQDRISPVFDVSDRLCLIDIEDGKEVKRENRILTSRDPFNRAREVSGLDADVLICGAVSRTLEMALIIAGVRVAGFLCGDLDNVVSAFLCGQLTGSSFFMPGCYGEQCRRRFRSHHGKR
- a CDS encoding DUF364 domain-containing protein, producing MEILRDLINSITSDAPVEEVTKGIYWTAVISRFCGLSSTMIRDCASDENGETFHEKPYSEMTALELARYSLVPDIARASVGLAAVNSLIEPDYSRCVEMNASEFLIEHGKGMNVSVVGHFPFTDDLRKVAKTLWVIEKWQRPGDCPEGDAEQYLPISDIIAISSTTLINHTLNSLLKFCPKESIKMLLGPTTPFSEVFFQYGIDIISGSRVLDKDLALKSIREGANFRQLKRTGAIRLLTMVNERIEQKLGI
- a CDS encoding DUF5320 domain-containing protein; its protein translation is MPRGDRTGPAGMGPMTGRAAGYCAGYAPGFVNPGYGRGFCGWGRGGGRGFRNQFYATSLTGWQRGAGNWPAWGNPCAPGMTYGAPPASAMNREQELGALKDQAGYLEETLENLRKRIEELETTK
- a CDS encoding CGGC domain-containing protein: MNSKTKIGIIICDRYRRCAGGKCFRAMRNKEGAFSIYVNTEVELVGFTTCDGCPGGNMEYAGEEMVKNGAEAIHLATGLIVGYPPCPHIDTFKAFLEKRYDVKVVVGTHPIPKKYLDMHTYLGTWEDSAWKPIVEPIMCDDAICASYD
- a CDS encoding iron-sulfur cluster assembly scaffold protein; the protein is MSDKLDDFLKELQDKIYNDTIKDYGQKAFERWRSPSHMRPMENPDGYGRIAGTCGDTMEIFLRFKEIRVVEASFWTDGCGPSMICGSLAAELAHGKDPDELAEITEDTIVEAVGGLPDDDRHCALLAANTLWEAVDYYMKRNI
- the tsaA gene encoding tRNA (N6-threonylcarbamoyladenosine(37)-N6)-methyltransferase TrmO, with protein sequence MIHELMPIGIIHSPYLTKEETPIQGFFRPQVEAWIEIFPDYVEGLKDIDMFSHIFLIYLFDRAGPVELVRPTLLDDSPHGILASRHPCRPNGIGLTVVRFLKREGNRLTVNGIDVLDETPLIDIKPYIPRFDSYPDALEGWFAGKVERQKPAGRE
- a CDS encoding DUF5714 domain-containing protein → MLKETIISKEPYRSGCMVCGAELKYFETDEDESCHYCGKVMPANAGCKNGHFVCDDCHRADAVGIIKNICLHSREIDSVVLMQTIRSHPCFRIHGPEHHSLVPAVILTALRNSGNSVSEDQVTTAIKRGQTIAGGSCAFLGACGAAIGVGIAVSILLGANPYDGNKRQAAQQTTQRVLTRIASFNAPRCCQRDSWLALKEASTILQELNGTSLKTDRLIVCEQFLENKECIHDQCPLWPSR